The nucleotide sequence NNNNNNNNNNNNNNNNNNNNNNNNNNNNNNNNNNNNNNNNNNNNNNNNNNNNNNNNNNNNNNCGCGCCCACCCTCGCcggccacgccccgtcgcctcgGCCGGCCGCGCCCAGCCTCGCCGGCCACGCCCCGTCACCTCCGCTCGTCCAATTCGAACCGGCGGTGCTCGATTGCGGCGTCTAGCGGTCTTTTTCGGTGTGCGGTGATGAATTCCGGCGAGTTTAGGGCGGATTCTGGCGAACTCCGCGGCGGCATGTTTGCTCCGATGAGGTTTGACCGGTATACGGGGCCCCCTAGGTTCGGCCTTCAAACCTAAAAATATAAGGGTTTCGGATGAGCATTTTCGGTGGCCATTAAAAAATTTATGGGTTGGACCACTTTTACGGTTTCTATTCTAGACACTTTTTTCGACCAAAACTGTAAAACGCAAAAATTATAAGGGTTTGACCACTTATACTGGGTCTGCTAGAGATCATCTAAAGCAACCACCCTCCTGCGCATGCTAAAATGCTATTTCGGCGCTGTCAGAAAAAATTAGCGTGCCACTCTGCcacgcgcctgttggagatgctcttagaaacccatccatggttGAAATCTGACTGAAAAAATGGCTGAAATTGAATTACTACATTATAAAATCTGTTTGTCAAAGGTTTGATGAAACTTTGGCAGATTGGTCAGCATGGCAGTGCTGATTTTACATACGTCTTTCGTTTTTTCTTCTGGACAATTTTAACTTTGTTGGTCAAAATTCGGTAAAATACCCGCGACATGTGCCACAACCACCTTTAGATCAAGTGAGGGGGCTGTAAATTAAACAGGACATGTGTTCGGGGTTGAAATATTCTCACTTCTCTCGAAACCATTGCATCTGGGAACGGTTGAGAGACGGGACAAAACCTACAAACGTACCCATTAACGAACCCCGAACCTTTTATTTCTACTTTCTAGAAGAGAATGATTACTTTTGATTAGGAGGAATCCATCCATGGCCACACCATCTCCAGCGTTAAACAAGCTGCTGCCTGCCCCCATCTCACGAGTCACATCGGAGACACCATTGCCCTGAAGAAACAGCGTATACCACATGTTACTTCCTCAGATGCGCTCATCCACTCTACAGCATGGCAAATCTGAATTTTATGCAGCTCCATTATTTATCCATCATACGACAAAAGGTTCACACCACAATTCATGCACCCTTGCTTGCACCAGAACACGCACATAACACCCACACACACAAGCCAGGCAAGGGACAGTCCACGCAGAGTGCACGCTTGCGACAACCAGAGCACATCAAGGCTCGAATTATTCCAACCTAGACAGGGCCTACTGCTGCCCATCACTACCGACACAATGGGGGTGGGTCGGGTCTCCAAGCGGCGGGAGGGCTTACGGGTTCACTTTCGGCGCCCACCCGGCGATCAGGTTCTCCTTGGTCGCCTTGGTCTTGACGAACGACTCGCGGCTGAAGAGAGCCTGCGTGCAGGGGAGAACATAGTGATGAGCCTCGGCAACTTCATCTATGGACAAAGATTTGGAAGCGGCAAAAGAAGGTAATGTGTGTTACCTCGGTGTAGGCATGGACGCTGGTCAGGGTTTCAGGGACCTTCCAGCCCTTGAAGTGCTCCAGGGCGACCTGGAGGTGGTAGAGCTTCGGAGCCAGGCTGAGATCGACGGCGGAGATGTTCGCCCCGTTGATGTAGGGTCCCTGCAAGCAAAAGTTTCGTTAGATCAAGATCAGGCCAAATGTTCAGCCTGAACAAACAAAGGCCCCACGTCTTGCATGATAAGGTGATGTGACAAAATGAAATTATTGCAGACAGGATGAGTGCTGAGATAGTGAAGCCGGTGAGTGAAGCTTGGATATAATGGAATGGTTGCGGAAGCATGTGTTATGTCTATTCCACTGCAGAAAGCAACTGCCACATCAACTGCGGAGACAGCTCAGCCTACTTACATGGGCCTTCAGGTGCTCTTCGAGTGCCTGCAGCTCGTCAACAAGTGCCTTCTCCGAACCATCGCTGGCATCCTTGCTCTTCAAGAACGTGACGAAGGTGGAGAAGATCTTTGATCCCCTGTTTATCACAGGCCACAACCAAATTCAAAAGCCATACTCAGAACATGGTAAAAGAAATGGACAACGACTACTAAACTACTTTGTTGGTGAAACAAGACGGCatcaaaacagaatttgtagttcTTTTAGTAAACAGAAATAAATCATGTTACTGCAGTCATTTCACTAAGTTATCAAAATCAGTTACTTGCCAGATGCTATTGTAGCTAACTCTCTACAGATGCATAAATACCTTAATTCAGAGGAAATCATGCCCAAATTGTCCATGAAACCAACTCAAGTTTCAAATCCAAAGGCCTCTAGAAgctctttttattttcctttttaaatAGGGAAGATAGCAAGTTTATTACTACTAGCACCACTAGGCTGTTCAAATAGCATAATAGACCATGCAAGAAAAGAGAGATAAACAATTTCTATTGTAACTAACTGCAGAGAAATGCAACTCCCTTATTACGAGATCATGCAAAAAAGTTGTCACAAAACTACTAACAATCACAATTCCCAAAGACTTTAGAAGTATATATAACCTAGCAGCGCCATACCAAATATATCTCTGAAACGAAAGAAAATTTCTGCTTATGAGACCACAACAAGGATCTCGAAATGCAAGAAATAGCAAAGTTTTTAAACTTCAGAGAAGCAAAAGTGGATTTTGCAATGAGGCGTCAAGAAACTTACACTGATGCATACTCAGGAGGGGTCACAAGTGATGGAGTTGGGTACTTCTCCTCAATGACTTGAGTGATCACATCAGAATCAGCAATCCATTTGCCATCACCACCGTTATACACAGGCACCTTGCCCTCCGGATTGATCTTCAGGAACCTGAAAGAGTCATTACAGTAGATTAGTTTAAGAAGTTTGCAAACAGGGCAAGCTCCACATCCCAACACCATCGGATCCCTACAGATTCAGTCTGAAAAATGCAACACTATCTTCTTAATCAGACCTCTGCCGGTACTAAAGATCTAGAATGTCATGGAAATGGTAACTAAAAAATCTGCACATGAAAGCATGCAAACATTCTGTATTTCGTTTGCTCTCTATAGAATTGCTTCTCGTGTCCCCAGCATCAAAATCATGCACATTTAGATACATGTTCAATAAAAACAAAGGTATGAGAGTACTAAACTGCAAAAGCCCATTGAATTTCTATTATATTCTTTTAGACACAGTAGCAGGAGCACTTCCATTCATATAGATAATTAACACTGTTTACAAGGAAATTCTGAGTGTTAAGGCAACAATCTCacaaaaagaagcaacaacagattTGGTCCCCTACCCTGTCAAAACACAGGGTTAGAGGCTGTGAAAGCCATGCCAGAAATTGAGAACACCCTTTTGATCATTGAGAACACCCTTTTGATCATTTCGACTAGTGCAGATACAAGTTAGGAAAATTCATGCATAACGGACCAGCCTCCAGTAAAGGAAAGTAATTCCAAACCAAACTCAGTAAATCCGACTTGCAACCAATCAAAGTTAAATGCAACACTCTGGCCATATGTTCCATTGGGGATAATATCTAATGGCTTTGAGCTTGCAACCTAGCAAAACATAGGGCATAATGCTGTCCAGTATCAACTCAAAGGCTTGTTGCATATCAAGCTATCCCAACATGCACATCTGCATAGATAAGCCCCGACCCTGTATAAGAACTAGCAAAATGGAAGTGGTAGCTTCTCTTAGATTTCTTCAATGCCAATCAAATGGTCAATGTTTTATTTGCTTCATAGGGAAATCCTCTAGTTACATGGTAAACTCCAAACAGACGTGACGTGTCATTGAGCTAACGCATGATGCTGCACTCATTGTTGCAGAGTAATGTCTGCAATGCTTTAATGCCCAAGACGTTGGAACAGCTGGCAATTCAGCTTGCCACATNNNNNNNNNNNNNNNNNNNNNNNNNNNNNNNNNNNNNNNNNNNNNNNNNNNNNNNNNNNNNNNNNNNNNNNNNNNNNNNNNNNNNNNNNNNNNNNNNNNNNNNNNNNNNNNNNNNNNNNNNNNNNNNNNNNNNNNNNNNNNNNNNNNNNNNNNNNNNNNNNNNNNNNNNNNNNNNNNNNNNNNNNNNNNNNNNNNNNNNNNNNNNNNNNNNNNNNNNNNNNNNNNNNNNNNNNNNNNNNNNNNNNNNNNNNNNNTTATACCATATTGGGTAAACCACCTTGAAGGTGTAGCCCAGTAATCAGACTAGAAATTCACCTTATAAACTCTTCCTCTGAATTGAGATTGAAATACTGAACCCCTTGTGCAGTGATATTGAAATACTGGATATTTTAGTGATATTGAAATACTGAACCCCGTGTGCAGAAGCAAAATAAGAGAATTCCTCGTTCATTTTGTTACAAAAATTCTAAACCCCTCCCATGTGCAGCGGCTAACCAAGAGGTTTTCTGATTCTTTTTATGAAAATTACTAGACATATTTAACTATGTCTCTGATTTTATCTCGAAATATGTTACGGTAACTTTCAGTTCTAGCACATTCTGCATGTACACCCAAGTCCAGGGCCACACATTCTGCACTAGATAGACCAAATCTGTCACATCATAAAAGCATCTAAGCGACGCTTAAGCCTCACCGATGGCGACTACAATAAAATTCCAAGTCCCGCACTGCTCTGCTTCATCATAGATAAAATCTGCTTCTATGGAACAAGATTGAAATTCTGAACTCTTGTGCAGAAGTAAACCATGAGAATTTCTAGTTCTTTTTTCTCTAAATGCTGAACCCCCTGTGCAGCAGTAAACTAGGAGGTTTTCTAGTAAAAAAAAATATCAAAGTTGCCAGAGAGAGATTTAACCATGTCTCTGGTTTTTTATCTTGAGTTATCTTATGGTAACTTTCAGTTCTAGGCTTCTAGCACATCCTTCATGTACACCCAATTCCAGGGCCACACATTCTGCACTAGATAGACCAAATCCGTCATATCACGGCAGACATCTAAGCAACGCACAGGCCTCACCCATGGCGGCCACAATAAAATCCCCAGTCCCGGACTGCTCTGCTTCACACAACGCAAACCAACTAGTAACGATTCAAGCCAAACCGGTGGAGAATTAGCTCAAAACAAGTTGAATAAGTTATAGTTATTTTTTTATCGCAATGCTTTACCCTTGTGCAGAAGCAAACCAAGAGAATTTCTGGTTCTTCCATTTTTTATCGAAATACTGAACCCCTTGCGCAGAAGAAAACCTAGAGAATTTCTAGCACTTTTTCATTCAATTTCTACTAGTTAAAACACATTATCCATGTATACCCGATTCCAGGGCCACATACTCTGCGCTAGATAGACCAAATCTGTCACATTCACAGCAGGCATCTAAGCGGCGCACAGGTCTCACCCATGGCGACCACAATAAAATCCCCAGTCCCGCACTGCTCTGCTTCACCCAACGCGAACCAGCCAAGGAATTTTAGTGGCGTGAAACTGAAATTCTAGTGGGGAGTGAGGGGGAGGGGCGGACGGACCAGTCGGCCTTGTTACTGACGTCGATGAGCTTCATCTGGTAGGGCACCTTCTTCTCCTCCAGCGTGAGCAGCACCCTCTGGGAGAAGGGACCTGGACAGCGGACACACCCCAAAATAGGTTAGGGCTCCGCCGCCGATTCGACCACAGGGAGGAAGCACGGAAGGGAAGGGGGGCTCACAGTCGCCGAGCGTGTCGGGGTGGCCGACGGCGGCCTTGACGCAGACCTCGGCCAtgttggcggcgacggcggcgtcggggAGTCCGATGAGCACCAGCAGTAGCAAACCAGAGAGGGCGAGCGCGGTCGATCTGCGGCGAGGCTTGGGCGTACCAATATTTATGAGGGGGAGGAAAGAGGAGGTCTCGCCGGAGGCAGCGGCGCGTGGGGGGCGTGACCCTGCCATGCGGGCCCGCGTGGCGGTGGTGGTTCGGGTTCTGGAGACTTCGGGAGCCgggaccgg is from Triticum aestivum cultivar Chinese Spring chromosome 1B, IWGSC CS RefSeq v2.1, whole genome shotgun sequence and encodes:
- the LOC123105935 gene encoding probable glutathione S-transferase DHAR1, cytosolic (The sequence of the model RefSeq protein was modified relative to this genomic sequence to represent the inferred CDS: added 22 bases not found in genome assembly), whose protein sequence is MAGSRPPRAAASGETSSFLPLINIGTPKPRRRSTALALSGLLLLVLIGLPDAAVAANMAEVCVKAAVGHPDTLGDCPFSQRVLLTLEEKKVPYQMKLIDVSNKADWFLKINPEGKVPVYNGGDGKWIADSDVITQVIEEKYPTPSLVTPPEYASVGSKIFSTFVTFLKSKDASDGSEKALVDELQALEEHLKAHGPYINGANISAVDLSLAPKLYHLQVALEHFKGWKVPETLTSVHAYTEALFSRESFVKTKATKENLIAGWAPKVNPAMVSPM